A single region of the Gracilibacillus caseinilyticus genome encodes:
- a CDS encoding YybS family protein: MNQQPLKRDYYINIISFLLLLLITILIPPLQIFTVFCLPIPIILLMKAYGLKRTSIVMAILLVISMFVAPVLSFPLTALALISGGMIGWSINHGQHPYETWAKGTAGFVLGLVLIYAYIELVLQVSIMSSFESTMDQSLQMTEELFQSLGGGEQNLDLVREQMTNMLQLLPVFLVAVSMALAIVTQWLSYKVMNKVYKQQLSFPPFHLFRLPKIILWIYFLTLIVSLFVAGDYSTLPSVAVWNVYHLAGLIIALQGLSFIFYYTHAKKQSKALPIISILVLVFFPSIGLYLLRILGIIDLGFDLRNRMAK, from the coding sequence ATGAACCAACAACCACTAAAAAGGGATTATTATATAAATATTATCAGCTTTTTGCTGTTACTGTTGATTACGATCCTGATCCCGCCATTACAAATCTTCACGGTATTTTGCTTACCGATTCCGATCATTTTACTCATGAAAGCATACGGTCTGAAAAGAACAAGTATTGTGATGGCGATATTACTCGTGATCTCCATGTTCGTAGCACCAGTATTATCGTTTCCATTAACTGCTTTAGCGTTGATAAGCGGTGGTATGATAGGCTGGTCCATCAACCATGGACAACACCCTTATGAGACATGGGCGAAAGGGACTGCTGGTTTTGTATTAGGTTTAGTCTTGATTTACGCTTATATAGAATTGGTTTTACAAGTTTCGATTATGTCGAGTTTTGAAAGTACCATGGATCAATCATTGCAAATGACGGAAGAATTATTCCAAAGTCTAGGGGGTGGAGAGCAGAACCTTGATTTAGTCCGTGAACAGATGACGAACATGCTGCAGCTGTTGCCGGTTTTTCTGGTAGCTGTATCGATGGCGCTCGCCATTGTGACACAGTGGTTATCCTATAAAGTAATGAATAAGGTGTATAAGCAACAGCTTTCTTTTCCGCCTTTTCATCTTTTTCGTTTGCCAAAGATTATCTTATGGATCTATTTTCTAACGTTAATTGTTTCCTTATTTGTTGCAGGTGATTATTCTACTTTACCATCTGTAGCTGTATGGAATGTTTACCACTTAGCAGGGCTTATTATCGCACTGCAAGGGTTATCGTTTATTTTTTATTACACACATGCGAAGAAACAGTCGAAAGCATTACCAATTATCAGTATATTGGTTCTGGTGTTTTTTCCGTCAATAGGTCTTTATTTGCTCAGAATCTTAGGTATAATTGATTTAGGGTTTGATTTGCGAAACAGAATGGCAAAGTAA
- a CDS encoding ParA family protein — MGKIIAVANQKGGVGKTTSSVNLSACLAHLNKKILIVDIDPQGNSTSGVGINKADVSHCIYDVLVDDVEAENVCVQTDIDNLDIIPATIQLAGAEIELVSTISREVRLKKALDSIRDHYDYIIIDCPPSLGLLTINALTASDTVIIPVQCEYYALEGLSQLLNTIRLVQKHLNKELMIEGVLLTMLDARTNLGLQVIDEVKKYFQDKVYNTVIPRNIRLGEAPSHGQPIITYDSKSRGAEVYLDLAKEVIADG; from the coding sequence ATGGGAAAAATAATAGCCGTAGCAAACCAGAAAGGTGGCGTCGGTAAAACAACTTCGTCTGTTAACTTAAGTGCTTGTTTAGCACATCTTAATAAAAAAATATTAATCGTTGACATAGACCCTCAAGGGAATTCTACGAGTGGGGTAGGGATCAATAAAGCTGATGTCAGTCACTGTATATACGATGTTTTGGTTGATGATGTTGAGGCAGAAAACGTGTGTGTGCAAACAGATATCGACAACCTTGATATTATTCCAGCTACTATTCAATTGGCAGGGGCAGAAATTGAGTTAGTTTCTACTATTTCACGTGAAGTAAGATTAAAGAAAGCGTTAGATAGTATTCGTGATCATTATGATTACATTATTATTGATTGTCCACCTTCATTAGGACTGTTAACAATCAATGCGCTAACCGCTTCGGATACAGTGATTATCCCAGTGCAGTGTGAGTACTATGCCTTAGAAGGATTAAGTCAATTATTGAACACGATTCGCCTGGTTCAGAAGCATTTGAATAAAGAATTGATGATAGAAGGCGTACTTCTAACTATGCTAGATGCCAGAACTAATCTAGGCTTACAGGTAATCGACGAAGTGAAAAAATATTTTCAAGATAAAGTGTACAACACAGTTATTCCACGTAATATCCGTTTAGGTGAAGCGCCAAGTCATGGACAACCCATTATCACATATGATTCCAAATCGAGAGGTGCAGAGGTGTACTTAGATTTAGCGAAGGAAGTGATTGCAGATGGCTAG
- the rpsR gene encoding 30S ribosomal protein S18, with protein sequence MAARRGRAKRRKVCYFTANGITHIDYKDVDLLRRFVSERGKILPRRVTGTSAKYQRKLTKAIKRARQMALLPYASE encoded by the coding sequence ATGGCAGCTCGTCGTGGTCGCGCAAAGCGTCGTAAGGTGTGTTATTTCACAGCGAACGGTATTACACACATCGACTATAAAGATGTTGATTTATTAAGACGTTTCGTTTCTGAGCGTGGAAAAATTCTTCCTCGTCGTGTAACAGGAACTTCTGCAAAATATCAACGTAAATTGACGAAAGCAATTAAACGCGCTCGTCAAATGGCGTTATTACCGTACGCAAGTGAATAA
- the rsmG gene encoding 16S rRNA (guanine(527)-N(7))-methyltransferase RsmG, with amino-acid sequence MNLQSFQDHLEQHGIEITDKQLQQFECYFELLVEWNEKMNLTAITDKEEVYAKHFYDSITAAFYFDFTNEFHLCDVGAGAGFPSLPLKILFPQINVTIVDSLKKRITFLNHLASELELEGVSFYHDRAELFGKKDKFRHIFDVVMARAVARTSVLAELCLPLLRTNGTFIALKGSQVEEELTEAEDAIELLGGKLRSIEHFSLPENNGERNIVIIDKKRKTPKKFPRKPGVPNKNPL; translated from the coding sequence ATGAATCTTCAATCCTTTCAAGACCATCTTGAACAGCATGGTATTGAGATAACCGACAAGCAATTGCAGCAATTTGAATGCTATTTTGAACTTTTAGTCGAATGGAATGAAAAAATGAACCTAACGGCTATCACAGATAAAGAAGAGGTGTATGCAAAACACTTCTATGATTCGATTACTGCTGCGTTTTATTTCGATTTTACCAATGAATTTCATTTATGTGATGTGGGGGCGGGAGCAGGATTCCCAAGTCTCCCGCTCAAAATTCTATTTCCGCAAATAAACGTTACCATTGTTGATTCATTGAAAAAGCGGATTACTTTTTTAAACCATCTTGCTTCAGAATTAGAATTAGAAGGCGTGAGTTTCTATCACGACAGAGCGGAATTATTTGGTAAAAAAGATAAATTTAGACATATTTTTGATGTTGTCATGGCTCGTGCAGTAGCAAGAACATCCGTGTTAGCAGAACTATGTTTACCATTATTACGTACCAATGGAACATTTATAGCCTTGAAAGGATCACAGGTTGAAGAGGAGCTCACGGAAGCGGAAGATGCCATTGAGTTGCTAGGTGGTAAATTAAGAAGTATTGAACATTTCTCTTTACCAGAGAATAATGGGGAGCGAAATATTGTAATTATTGATAAAAAGCGAAAAACGCCAAAAAAGTTTCCTCGGAAGCCAGGGGTACCGAATAAAAATCCTCTATAA
- a CDS encoding ParB/RepB/Spo0J family partition protein has translation MARGLGKGLDAFFPEIEEQDSDKIEHVELNKCRPNPYQPRKVFEADAIEELKESVLQHGILQPLIVRKSIRGYEIVVGERRYRAAKEANLDTIPVIIRELTDEQMMELALLENIQREDLTPIEEATAYDRLINELGTTQDQLAKRLGKSRSHIANLVRLLSLPDDVIVQINHGAISMGHGRALLGLKDKNKIKPVVNRITSEKLNVRQVERLINELNNQQPLKKKKARKDIFITEKENHLKEYFGTNVSINKGKRKGKIEIEFFSDDDLNRILEMME, from the coding sequence ATGGCTAGAGGGTTAGGTAAAGGTTTGGATGCATTCTTTCCGGAAATCGAAGAACAAGATTCGGATAAAATCGAGCATGTAGAGTTAAATAAATGCCGACCTAATCCGTATCAACCACGTAAAGTATTTGAAGCTGATGCGATTGAGGAATTAAAAGAATCTGTTTTACAGCATGGTATTCTACAGCCATTAATCGTTCGAAAAAGTATTAGAGGCTATGAGATTGTCGTAGGAGAAAGACGGTATCGTGCTGCAAAAGAGGCTAATCTTGATACCATTCCTGTCATCATTAGAGAATTAACAGACGAACAAATGATGGAATTAGCCTTATTGGAAAATATCCAGCGTGAGGATTTAACACCAATTGAAGAAGCAACCGCTTATGATCGTCTCATTAATGAATTAGGAACCACACAGGATCAATTGGCAAAACGTTTAGGCAAAAGCAGGTCACATATTGCAAACTTAGTGCGATTATTAAGTTTACCAGACGATGTCATCGTGCAGATTAATCATGGTGCTATCTCAATGGGACATGGAAGAGCGTTATTAGGATTAAAGGATAAAAACAAAATAAAACCAGTAGTGAACCGCATCACATCAGAAAAACTAAACGTACGCCAAGTCGAACGACTAATCAATGAACTCAATAATCAGCAACCGCTGAAAAAGAAAAAAGCGAGAAAAGATATCTTTATTACAGAAAAAGAGAACCATTTAAAAGAGTATTTTGGTACCAATGTTTCGATTAATAAAGGAAAACGTAAAGGAAAGATCGAAATTGAATTTTTCTCTGATGATGACTTGAATCGCATCTTAGAGATGATGGAATAA
- a CDS encoding DUF951 domain-containing protein, whose protein sequence is MERKDFQLNDVVEMKKAHPCGENRWQIIRMGMDIRIKCQGCGHSVMLPRKRFEQKMKKVLERQD, encoded by the coding sequence ATGGAGCGTAAAGACTTTCAATTAAATGATGTTGTCGAAATGAAAAAGGCCCATCCATGCGGGGAGAATCGTTGGCAGATAATTCGTATGGGGATGGACATTCGTATTAAGTGCCAAGGTTGTGGCCATAGTGTCATGTTACCACGTAAACGTTTTGAGCAAAAGATGAAAAAGGTATTGGAGCGTCAAGATTAA
- the rpsF gene encoding 30S ribosomal protein S6, whose product MNKYEIMYIIRPNIEEEAQTALIERFNGFLTDNGAEIEKVEEVGKKRLAYEINDYRDGYYVLINFTGDETAINEFNRQAKFSDDVIRYMAIREDDQ is encoded by the coding sequence ATGAATAAGTATGAAATCATGTACATCATCCGCCCAAATATCGAAGAGGAAGCTCAAACAGCGCTAATCGAGCGTTTCAACGGATTCCTTACAGATAACGGCGCGGAAATCGAGAAAGTTGAAGAAGTAGGTAAGAAACGTCTTGCTTATGAGATCAACGACTACCGTGATGGTTATTATGTACTAATCAACTTTACAGGTGATGAAACAGCTATTAATGAATTCAATCGTCAAGCGAAATTCTCTGATGATGTTATTCGTTACATGGCAATTCGTGAAGACGATCAATAA
- the serA gene encoding phosphoglycerate dehydrogenase: MAFKVLISDPLSEDGIQPLRKAGNVEVDVNTSLSSDELAEIIGEYDALLVRSQTKVTRDIISRATNLKIIGRAGVGVDNIDLSAATEYGVIVVNAPDGNTNSAAEHTVAMLMSLARKIPQAYLALKNGKWDRKTHVGVELKGKTLGVIGMGRIGAEVAARAKGQRMNVIAYDPFLTKERADKLGVDFGSVEDVVGAADFITVHTPLIKETKHLLNKDAFNKMKEGVRIINCARGGIIDEEALYDAIQSGKVAGAALDVFEEEPATDHRLLELPEVIATPHLGASTVEAQENVAIDVSHDVVRYLTEGVAKNPVNLPAVPKEVLNKIEPYFYLSEKLGSFLTYLTSGVIEEINISYSGELNELDVAPLTRNTIKGLLKRHLGDHVNDVNASYLAEKRGIQVNESKSSTPKGFTNLLKVEVKTKNVTRSVAGTLLSGLGPRLVQVDAYSVDAVPEGNLVVIKHNDRPGAIGKVGTLLAQREINIGAMQVGRSGVGGEAIMILSVDKNLEDADIEALQQIEEIEKLTAMEL; this comes from the coding sequence TTGGCGTTTAAAGTACTAATCAGTGATCCATTAAGTGAAGACGGAATTCAACCATTACGAAAAGCAGGCAATGTAGAAGTGGACGTGAATACTAGTTTATCATCAGATGAACTAGCAGAAATAATTGGTGAATACGATGCGTTGTTAGTCAGAAGCCAAACAAAAGTAACACGAGATATTATTAGTCGGGCAACCAATTTAAAAATTATTGGTCGTGCGGGTGTTGGTGTCGACAATATCGATTTAAGCGCGGCTACGGAATATGGTGTGATTGTGGTTAATGCACCAGATGGTAATACGAATTCAGCGGCAGAGCATACAGTAGCAATGCTGATGTCACTAGCACGTAAAATCCCACAGGCATACTTAGCATTAAAAAATGGTAAATGGGATCGTAAGACACACGTTGGTGTAGAATTAAAAGGCAAAACACTTGGTGTAATCGGTATGGGACGTATCGGTGCAGAAGTGGCAGCACGTGCTAAAGGACAACGCATGAATGTTATTGCTTATGATCCGTTTTTAACAAAAGAAAGAGCAGATAAATTAGGTGTCGATTTTGGCTCAGTAGAAGATGTAGTAGGAGCAGCTGATTTTATTACGGTACACACTCCACTTATTAAAGAGACCAAACACTTACTTAACAAAGATGCCTTCAATAAAATGAAAGAGGGCGTGCGTATAATTAACTGTGCGCGTGGTGGTATTATCGATGAGGAGGCCTTATATGATGCGATTCAATCTGGTAAGGTAGCAGGAGCAGCGCTGGATGTATTTGAAGAGGAGCCTGCTACGGATCATCGCTTATTGGAGCTTCCTGAAGTGATTGCAACACCTCACTTGGGTGCAAGTACAGTAGAAGCACAAGAGAATGTTGCCATCGACGTAAGCCATGATGTTGTTCGCTATTTAACAGAAGGTGTAGCAAAAAATCCTGTCAATCTACCAGCTGTGCCGAAAGAAGTATTAAACAAAATCGAACCATACTTCTATCTTTCAGAAAAATTAGGGTCATTCCTGACATACTTAACAAGTGGTGTGATTGAAGAGATTAATATTTCTTACTCTGGGGAATTGAATGAATTAGACGTAGCACCTTTGACACGTAATACTATTAAAGGTCTATTAAAACGTCATCTGGGCGACCATGTAAATGACGTAAATGCTTCTTATTTAGCAGAGAAACGTGGAATCCAGGTGAACGAGAGTAAATCATCTACACCGAAAGGGTTTACGAACTTGCTAAAAGTAGAAGTAAAAACAAAGAATGTAACACGTTCTGTTGCAGGTACATTATTAAGTGGTTTAGGTCCTCGTCTTGTACAAGTAGATGCATATAGTGTCGATGCTGTACCAGAGGGTAACTTAGTTGTTATTAAACACAACGACCGTCCAGGTGCAATCGGTAAAGTAGGGACATTACTTGCACAACGAGAAATCAATATCGGTGCGATGCAAGTAGGACGCTCTGGTGTTGGCGGCGAAGCAATCATGATCTTGAGCGTAGACAAGAACCTAGAAGATGCGGATATTGAGGCATTACAACAAATAGAAGAAATCGAAAAATTGACAGCGATGGAATTATAA
- the noc gene encoding nucleoid occlusion protein has protein sequence MLHPFGRIFGLGDKEEELVENEESQQDEVVFLNIEAIEANRYQPRSIFNEEKIKELAQTLHTHGMIQPIVVRPIEDEEDRYEIIAGERRWRAANSLNWEKIPAIIRDMTDKETASVALIENLQREELTVIEEATAYQKLIEMHELTQEALAQRLGKSQSTIANKMRLLKLPQEVQQAILQKAITERHARALIVLKSEEAQVKVLKQILEKELNVKQTEAYIERMMTDKKKPKKPRLKGINKDMRIAMNTIRQSLDMVSDTGINLETDEQDHDDYYQITIKIPKK, from the coding sequence ATGTTACACCCATTTGGTCGAATATTTGGATTAGGTGATAAAGAAGAGGAATTAGTAGAAAATGAAGAAAGCCAACAGGATGAAGTTGTTTTTCTTAACATTGAAGCTATTGAAGCCAATCGTTATCAGCCGAGATCCATTTTTAATGAAGAGAAAATTAAAGAATTAGCGCAAACATTACATACTCATGGTATGATCCAGCCCATCGTCGTTCGTCCGATTGAGGATGAAGAAGATAGATATGAGATTATAGCAGGGGAGCGACGTTGGCGTGCAGCAAATAGCTTGAATTGGGAGAAAATCCCGGCTATTATTCGTGACATGACAGATAAGGAAACGGCTTCTGTTGCATTAATCGAAAACTTGCAACGTGAGGAATTAACTGTAATCGAAGAAGCAACAGCTTATCAGAAGCTGATTGAAATGCATGAATTGACACAAGAAGCCTTGGCTCAACGGTTAGGCAAGAGTCAGTCAACGATTGCGAACAAGATGCGCTTATTGAAGTTACCTCAAGAAGTGCAACAAGCTATTTTACAAAAGGCGATTACAGAACGTCATGCGCGAGCATTAATTGTGTTAAAATCAGAAGAGGCACAAGTGAAAGTATTAAAACAAATTCTTGAAAAAGAATTAAATGTAAAGCAAACAGAGGCTTATATCGAGAGAATGATGACCGATAAGAAGAAACCCAAAAAGCCTCGTTTGAAAGGAATAAACAAGGATATGAGGATTGCGATGAACACGATCCGGCAATCGTTGGATATGGTATCGGATACTGGTATAAATCTTGAGACAGATGAACAGGATCATGATGACTATTATCAGATCACGATCAAAATTCCTAAGAAATAG
- a CDS encoding HAD family hydrolase — MIKTIIFDLDDTLLWDKKSVKTAFEETCKEAKEKYDVDPEKLEEAVRKEARTLYQGYETYSFTQLIGINPFEGLWGNFLDDHTHFQKMAEIVPNYRKEAWTNGLKQIGIEDEAFGAYLAEQFPLHRKKNPFVYEETFEVLGKLQGDYQLIMLTNGSPDLQNTKLTITPELKPYFDHIIISGDFGKGKPDPSIFEHVLETAGVPADQALMVGDNLMTDILGANRSGIKSVWINRENKTKTDVHPTYEIKHLAELYTLLK, encoded by the coding sequence ATGATTAAGACAATTATTTTTGACCTGGATGATACACTTTTGTGGGATAAAAAGAGTGTCAAAACAGCATTTGAGGAAACGTGTAAAGAAGCAAAGGAAAAATACGATGTAGACCCGGAAAAACTAGAAGAAGCCGTACGTAAAGAAGCACGCACGTTATACCAAGGTTATGAGACCTATTCCTTTACACAACTTATCGGAATTAACCCATTCGAAGGCCTATGGGGCAACTTCCTCGATGATCATACACATTTCCAAAAAATGGCAGAAATTGTGCCAAATTACCGAAAGGAAGCGTGGACAAACGGATTAAAACAGATAGGGATTGAGGATGAAGCGTTTGGAGCTTATCTTGCTGAACAGTTCCCATTACACCGGAAAAAGAATCCTTTTGTATATGAAGAAACATTTGAAGTGTTGGGGAAGCTACAGGGAGATTACCAATTAATTATGCTGACAAATGGTTCGCCGGATTTACAGAACACCAAGTTAACGATCACGCCTGAATTAAAGCCTTACTTTGATCATATTATTATTTCTGGTGATTTCGGAAAAGGCAAACCCGATCCAAGTATTTTTGAACACGTTCTCGAAACAGCTGGCGTGCCGGCCGACCAAGCGCTTATGGTTGGTGATAATTTAATGACAGACATTCTGGGTGCGAACCGTTCTGGTATTAAAAGTGTATGGATCAACCGCGAAAACAAGACCAAAACCGACGTACACCCAACGTATGAAATTAAGCATTTAGCAGAGCTTTATACGTTATTGAAATAA
- the ychF gene encoding redox-regulated ATPase YchF yields MALTAGIVGLPNVGKSTLFNAITQAGAESANYPFCTIDPNVGIVEVPDTRLQKLTELVNPKKTIPTAFEFTDIAGIVKGASKGEGLGNQFLSHIRQVDAICHVVRCFQDENITHVSGKVDPISDIETINLELILADLESVSKRIQRVEKMAKQKDKEAMAEFEVLAKLRDAFEEEIPARAVSFTDEQQKIVKGLHLLTSKSVLYVANVGEDELLEADKNEYVQLVKDFAEKDEAEVIVVSAKVESEIAELDGEEKEMFLEELGIAESGLDQLIKATYQLLGLATYFTAGVQEVRAWTFRKGIKAPQAAGIIHSDFEKGFIRAETVSYDDLVEAGSEQAAKEKGKVRLEGKEYIVKDGDVMHFRFNV; encoded by the coding sequence ATGGCATTAACAGCTGGAATCGTTGGATTACCTAACGTGGGTAAGTCAACTTTATTTAACGCGATTACACAAGCAGGTGCAGAATCTGCAAACTATCCCTTTTGTACAATTGACCCCAATGTAGGGATTGTAGAAGTACCTGATACACGATTACAGAAGCTAACAGAATTAGTCAATCCGAAGAAAACAATCCCAACAGCGTTTGAGTTTACGGATATTGCGGGGATTGTAAAAGGTGCAAGTAAAGGGGAAGGATTAGGTAACCAATTCCTTTCACATATTCGTCAGGTAGACGCTATTTGCCACGTCGTTCGTTGTTTCCAAGACGAGAATATTACACATGTTTCTGGAAAAGTCGACCCAATTTCCGACATTGAAACGATTAATCTGGAGTTAATCCTCGCAGATTTAGAGAGCGTTTCGAAGCGAATTCAACGTGTCGAAAAAATGGCAAAACAGAAAGATAAAGAAGCGATGGCAGAATTTGAAGTCCTTGCGAAGTTGCGCGATGCTTTTGAAGAAGAAATACCAGCACGAGCTGTATCATTTACAGATGAACAGCAAAAGATCGTGAAAGGCTTACATCTATTAACGAGTAAATCCGTATTATATGTTGCCAATGTTGGTGAAGATGAATTGTTAGAAGCGGATAAAAACGAATATGTACAGCTGGTGAAAGACTTTGCTGAGAAAGATGAAGCGGAAGTTATTGTAGTAAGTGCGAAGGTAGAATCTGAAATTGCAGAATTAGACGGTGAAGAGAAAGAAATGTTCCTAGAAGAATTAGGTATTGCTGAATCAGGTCTGGATCAGTTGATTAAGGCAACGTATCAATTACTTGGATTAGCAACTTACTTCACTGCAGGTGTACAAGAAGTGCGTGCATGGACATTCCGTAAAGGGATTAAAGCACCTCAGGCAGCAGGTATTATCCATAGTGATTTTGAAAAAGGTTTTATTCGTGCTGAAACCGTGTCATATGATGATTTAGTGGAAGCTGGATCCGAACAGGCAGCGAAGGAAAAAGGGAAAGTGCGTTTAGAAGGTAAAGAATATATAGTGAAAGATGGAGATGTCATGCATTTCCGATTTAATGTATAA
- the ssb gene encoding single-stranded DNA-binding protein: protein MLNRVVLVGRLTKDPDLRYTPNGVAVANFTVACNRPFSNQQGQREADFINCVTWRRQAENLANYMGKGSLVGVDGRIQTRSFDNQEGQRVFMTEVVADSIQFLETKGGSGGGQPNNQGSQGYNPNQNQPSQGNQNQNQFNHNNNNNNNNQGNSGNENPFQDSGEPIDISDDDLPF, encoded by the coding sequence ATGTTAAATCGTGTCGTACTTGTCGGCAGGTTAACCAAAGATCCTGACTTACGTTATACGCCAAATGGTGTAGCCGTAGCTAATTTTACCGTAGCTTGTAACCGTCCTTTCTCTAATCAGCAAGGACAACGAGAAGCAGACTTTATCAACTGTGTCACATGGAGAAGGCAAGCAGAAAATCTTGCAAATTACATGGGCAAAGGAAGTCTAGTCGGTGTAGACGGTCGTATTCAAACTCGTAGTTTTGATAATCAAGAAGGTCAGCGAGTCTTCATGACGGAAGTAGTTGCAGATTCGATCCAATTTTTAGAAACAAAAGGCGGATCAGGTGGTGGACAACCCAACAACCAAGGATCTCAAGGCTATAATCCAAATCAGAACCAACCGAGTCAAGGAAATCAAAATCAAAATCAATTTAATCATAATAATAACAACAATAATAATAATCAAGGAAATAGCGGTAATGAGAATCCATTCCAAGATAGTGGAGAGCCTATCGATATTTCTGATGATGATTTACCATTTTAA
- a CDS encoding DUF554 domain-containing protein encodes MALLGTIVNGICIIAGTLIGLVFTNIPDRLKTTAMQGIGLVVTIIGIQMAVQGENIILILISVLIGAMIGAGIHLERKLNIAGEQLEGLVSKNGNSELTEGFITATLIFVVGAMSIVGALDGGLRGDHEVLYTKAFLDGFMAMVLTSTLGYGVIFSVIPVVLYQGSIALLAVQINQWVPQTVLDGFINEITAIGGLFILAIGLNILNITKIKIGDFLPGIFVFIIFYFSYSFLF; translated from the coding sequence ATGGCATTATTAGGAACGATCGTAAATGGTATATGCATTATTGCAGGAACATTAATTGGCCTTGTCTTTACAAATATTCCTGATCGGTTAAAGACAACGGCGATGCAAGGAATTGGCTTGGTTGTAACTATAATTGGAATACAAATGGCAGTACAAGGCGAAAACATTATCCTGATTTTGATAAGTGTGTTAATCGGAGCTATGATTGGTGCTGGTATTCACTTAGAACGGAAATTGAACATTGCAGGTGAACAACTGGAAGGACTGGTAAGTAAAAATGGCAACTCAGAACTTACCGAAGGATTTATTACGGCAACACTCATATTTGTTGTAGGAGCTATGTCTATTGTAGGAGCGCTAGATGGCGGACTTCGCGGTGATCATGAAGTATTATACACTAAAGCATTTTTAGATGGTTTTATGGCAATGGTCCTAACATCAACATTAGGTTACGGTGTGATTTTCTCTGTTATTCCCGTTGTCTTGTATCAAGGATCGATAGCACTTTTGGCAGTACAAATTAATCAATGGGTACCACAAACAGTATTGGATGGTTTTATTAATGAAATAACAGCCATTGGTGGTTTATTTATCCTGGCGATAGGCTTAAATATCCTTAATATTACCAAGATAAAAATAGGTGATTTTTTGCCAGGTATTTTCGTCTTTATTATCTTTTATTTTAGCTATTCCTTTCTATTTTAG